The Vicinamibacteria bacterium genome includes a window with the following:
- a CDS encoding acyl-CoA dehydrogenase, whose product MPAAEGLPLDFSLSEEQRLLQKTVREFAETELGPHAREWDERQEFPRQVFTKLGEMGLMGVVWPPEYGGSGLTTLDYAIVLEELARVEAGVALSVAAHNSLCSGHIFLAGSEEQKKRFLAPLARGEKIGCWGLTENSAGSDAGGTKTTAVRDGAHWVLSGSKTFITNGRVADTAVVMAVTDRAKGKKGISAFLVERGTKGFRAGKKEDKLGVRSSDTSELIFEDCRIPAENLLGQEGHGFIDTLRILDRGRIGIAAFSVGIAQASLEASIKYAGGRRQFGHAIAEFQAVQFKIAEMATKVAAARLLTFRAAALRDEGREHTTESSMAKLFASETAVEVATEAIQIHGGYGYVKEYPVERYWRDSKLGTIGEGTSEVQRLVIARELLGLRGMVR is encoded by the coding sequence GTGCCCGCGGCGGAGGGCCTTCCTTTGGACTTCAGTCTCAGCGAGGAGCAGCGCCTCCTCCAGAAGACGGTCCGCGAGTTCGCGGAGACCGAGCTCGGACCGCACGCCCGCGAGTGGGACGAGAGGCAGGAGTTCCCGCGCCAGGTCTTCACGAAGCTGGGGGAGATGGGGCTCATGGGTGTCGTGTGGCCCCCCGAGTACGGGGGCTCCGGCCTCACGACCTTGGACTACGCGATCGTCCTGGAGGAGCTGGCCCGGGTGGAGGCGGGGGTGGCCCTCTCCGTGGCCGCGCACAACAGCCTCTGCTCCGGCCACATCTTTCTGGCCGGGAGCGAAGAGCAGAAGAAGCGCTTCCTCGCCCCCCTGGCCCGGGGAGAGAAGATCGGCTGCTGGGGCCTGACCGAGAACAGCGCGGGCTCGGATGCGGGGGGCACCAAGACCACGGCCGTGCGGGACGGCGCCCACTGGGTGCTGAGCGGCTCCAAGACCTTCATCACCAACGGCCGCGTGGCCGACACGGCGGTGGTCATGGCCGTGACCGACCGCGCGAAGGGCAAGAAGGGGATCTCCGCCTTCCTGGTGGAACGGGGGACGAAGGGCTTCCGGGCGGGGAAGAAGGAGGACAAGCTCGGGGTCCGCTCCTCCGACACCTCCGAGCTCATCTTCGAGGATTGCCGGATCCCGGCCGAGAACCTCCTCGGGCAGGAGGGTCATGGGTTCATCGACACCCTCCGCATCCTCGACCGCGGGCGCATCGGGATCGCCGCCTTCTCGGTGGGGATCGCCCAGGCGAGCCTGGAGGCCTCCATCAAGTACGCGGGGGGCAGGCGGCAGTTCGGCCACGCCATCGCCGAGTTCCAGGCCGTCCAGTTCAAGATCGCGGAGATGGCCACCAAGGTCGCGGCCGCCCGCCTGCTGACCTTCCGGGCGGCCGCGCTCCGCGACGAGGGGCGCGAGCACACCACGGAGTCCTCCATGGCCAAGCTCTTCGCGAGCGAGACGGCGGTGGAGGTGGCGACCGAAGCCATCCAGATCCACGGCGGCTACGGCTACGTGAAGGAGTACCCCGTGGAGCGCTACTGGCGTGACTCCAAGCTGGGCACGATCGGGGAGGGCACGAGCGAGGTCCAGCGCCTGGTCATCGCCCGCGAGCTGCTCGGCCTGCGCGGCATGGTGCGCTAG
- the hisC gene encoding histidinol-phosphate transaminase, with amino-acid sequence MPTFSRRSFTGALGAGLGATLMGPRLLGSAALARPRVSTGGSILLDSNENPYGPSPAALAAMTHSQARAARYPDAIEREVAEALARDHGVAPEQIVLGCGSGEILRMADMAFLSPGKTVLAAEPTFEAVLMYARVTKAEGVKVPLDAEHRHDLAKMAAACDAKTGLVYVCNPNNPTGTVVSGDALGAFLPRVPKTAVVLVDEAYHHFVEDPGYRSASEWLSRTPNLVVVRTFSKVYGLAGMRLGYAVASLENARALREHQIFSNANGAVLEAALISLQDPAHVADQRRRNRDTRAFVCAELSKDGRRFIPSETNFLMIDVGRDVVAVIDALRSRNVLVGRKFPSLANWLRVSIGTPAEMETFLAALRAVLPLATAVAGGPATAP; translated from the coding sequence ATGCCCACGTTCTCCCGTCGTTCCTTCACCGGTGCCCTTGGCGCCGGGCTGGGCGCCACCCTCATGGGGCCCCGGCTCCTGGGTTCTGCGGCCCTGGCCCGGCCGCGGGTGTCCACGGGGGGGAGCATCCTCCTCGACTCCAACGAGAACCCTTACGGGCCCTCCCCGGCGGCCCTGGCCGCCATGACGCACTCCCAGGCCCGGGCCGCGCGCTACCCCGACGCCATCGAGCGCGAGGTCGCAGAGGCGCTGGCCCGCGACCATGGGGTGGCGCCCGAGCAGATCGTCCTCGGCTGCGGCTCGGGTGAGATCCTCCGCATGGCGGACATGGCCTTCCTCTCCCCGGGAAAGACGGTGCTGGCGGCGGAGCCCACGTTCGAGGCGGTGCTGATGTACGCGCGCGTGACCAAGGCGGAGGGGGTGAAGGTTCCCCTGGACGCGGAGCACCGCCACGACCTTGCCAAGATGGCCGCGGCCTGCGACGCGAAGACCGGCCTCGTCTATGTCTGCAACCCCAACAACCCCACCGGCACCGTGGTCAGCGGCGACGCCCTGGGGGCGTTTCTGCCCCGGGTGCCCAAGACCGCGGTCGTGCTCGTGGACGAGGCCTATCACCATTTCGTGGAGGACCCGGGCTACCGGAGCGCCTCCGAATGGCTCTCCCGCACCCCGAATCTGGTCGTGGTCCGGACCTTCTCCAAGGTCTACGGCCTGGCCGGGATGCGCCTGGGCTACGCCGTCGCTTCCCTGGAGAACGCCCGCGCCCTCCGCGAGCATCAGATCTTTAGCAACGCCAACGGGGCCGTCCTCGAGGCCGCCCTCATCAGCCTCCAGGACCCCGCCCACGTGGCCGACCAGCGCCGGCGCAACCGAGACACCCGGGCCTTTGTCTGCGCGGAGCTCAGCAAGGACGGGCGCCGCTTCATCCCCTCGGAGACGAACTTCCTGATGATCGACGTGGGCCGCGACGTGGTGGCCGTCATCGACGCTCTCCGCAGCCGGAATGTCCTCGTGGGCCGGAAATTCCCGTCGCTTGCCAACTGGCTAAGGGTCTCGATCGGCACTCCCGCGGAGATGGAGACCTTCCTGGCCGCGCTGCGCGCCGTCCTCCCCCTCGCCACCGCGGTGGCCGGGGGGCCCGCGACCGCCCCGTGA
- a CDS encoding CBS domain-containing protein: MSPVQKRPTVAEFMTPNPFTLEPEESLMQALETMRLRSVRRIPIVLAGMLVGLLVEGDLKRAEPSTLSESQEDFTRVMEGTTIARIMIQNPVTVTAATPLLEAAHTLHSTKYGSLPVVEEGRLVGIITDNDMLRALIEILGRED, encoded by the coding sequence ATGAGTCCCGTGCAGAAAAGACCGACGGTTGCGGAGTTCATGACCCCCAACCCCTTCACCCTGGAGCCGGAGGAGAGCCTCATGCAGGCCCTGGAGACCATGCGCCTAAGGAGCGTGCGCCGGATCCCCATCGTGCTCGCGGGAATGCTGGTGGGCCTTCTCGTGGAAGGGGACCTCAAGCGGGCCGAGCCCTCGACGCTCTCCGAGTCCCAGGAGGACTTCACGCGAGTGATGGAGGGGACCACGATCGCCCGGATCATGATCCAGAACCCGGTCACGGTCACCGCCGCCACCCCCCTGCTCGAGGCCGCCCACACCCTCCACAGCACCAAGTACGGCTCCTTGCCCGTGGTCGAGGAGGGGCGGCTGGTGGGGATCATCACCGACAACGACATGCTCCGCGCCCTCATCGAGATCCTCGGCCGCGAGGACTGA
- a CDS encoding class I SAM-dependent methyltransferase — MPVEDPDVETSSEGYARRFAGPLGAFFLEVQARATVELLQLWPRSRILEVGGGHGQVTGPLLDAGHEVTVFGSPGALGEGIRKWTETGKVTFRAGDLLHAPWPDRAFDVVISYRLLAHVEGWPALLGELCRLARYAVLVDYPTARSANAAASAFFSLKKGVEGNTRPFTVFRDAEVEEALAASGFRVTGRRAEFFFPMAVHRALGSAPLARALEGAAAGLGLTRRLGSPVILRGERRG; from the coding sequence GTGCCCGTGGAGGACCCCGACGTCGAGACCTCGTCCGAAGGCTACGCCCGCCGCTTCGCGGGCCCTCTGGGCGCCTTCTTCCTGGAAGTCCAGGCTCGCGCCACCGTGGAGCTGCTCCAGCTCTGGCCCCGCTCCCGCATCCTCGAAGTGGGAGGCGGCCACGGGCAGGTCACGGGCCCCCTTCTGGACGCCGGCCATGAGGTCACCGTCTTCGGTAGCCCGGGGGCCTTGGGGGAAGGAATCCGCAAGTGGACGGAGACCGGGAAGGTCACCTTCCGGGCCGGCGACCTGCTGCACGCGCCCTGGCCCGACCGCGCCTTCGACGTGGTGATCTCCTACCGCCTGCTGGCCCACGTCGAGGGCTGGCCCGCGCTCCTGGGGGAGCTGTGCCGGCTCGCACGCTACGCCGTGCTGGTCGACTACCCCACGGCCCGAAGCGCCAACGCCGCCGCCTCCGCCTTCTTCAGCCTGAAGAAGGGGGTGGAGGGGAACACCCGCCCGTTCACGGTCTTCCGCGATGCCGAGGTGGAGGAGGCTCTCGCCGCCTCCGGCTTCCGCGTGACCGGCCGCCGGGCGGAGTTCTTCTTCCCCATGGCCGTGCACCGCGCGCTGGGCTCAGCCCCTTTGGCCCGGGCCCTGGAGGGGGCGGCGGCCGGCCTGGGCCTCACCCGCAGGCTGGGGTCGCCCGTGATCCTGAGGGGCGAGCGCCGTGGGTGA
- a CDS encoding class I SAM-dependent methyltransferase translates to MGDTPREWALALYRRSVLKQRKFAELARMVGPTDGLRCLDLGSDNGVVSLLLREGGGRWASGDLTEEAVASIRGLVQEDVHRVEGGRLPFADASFDKVAVVDMLEHVPDEAAFVAELARVTKPGGRLVINTPHQKRTLLRRFRHLLGQTDEKHGHLRPGYTPERLAALLAEGFALEAHYTYSRFFSELVDTLLNWGIERLGKKGSSKGMVVTGGDLQKHRRLFLAYSAVYPLVKAFASLDALLPGASGYMLIAAARREG, encoded by the coding sequence GTGGGTGACACCCCTCGCGAGTGGGCGCTCGCCCTCTATCGCCGCTCCGTCCTGAAGCAGCGGAAGTTCGCGGAGCTGGCCCGGATGGTGGGCCCCACGGACGGCCTCCGCTGCCTCGACCTCGGCTCCGACAACGGCGTGGTCAGCCTGCTCCTGCGGGAAGGCGGCGGCCGCTGGGCCTCCGGCGACCTGACGGAGGAAGCGGTGGCCTCGATACGCGGGCTGGTGCAGGAAGACGTGCACCGGGTGGAGGGCGGCCGGCTCCCCTTCGCGGACGCCTCCTTCGACAAGGTGGCGGTGGTGGACATGCTGGAGCACGTTCCCGACGAGGCGGCCTTCGTGGCGGAGCTGGCGCGGGTGACCAAGCCCGGCGGGCGGCTGGTCATCAACACCCCCCACCAGAAGCGCACCCTCCTCCGCCGCTTCCGCCACCTCCTCGGCCAGACGGACGAGAAGCACGGCCACCTCAGGCCCGGGTACACGCCGGAGCGGCTGGCCGCCCTCCTGGCCGAGGGCTTCGCCCTCGAGGCCCACTACACCTACTCGCGGTTCTTCTCCGAGCTCGTGGACACCCTCCTCAATTGGGGAATCGAGCGGCTGGGCAAGAAGGGATCGAGCAAGGGGATGGTGGTCACGGGCGGTGACCTCCAGAAGCACCGCCGGCTGTTCCTCGCCTACTCCGCGGTCTACCCTCTGGTGAAGGCCTTCGCGAGCCTGGACGCGCTCCTGCCGGGGGCGAGCGGGTACATGCTGATCGCGGCCGCCCGCCGGGAGGGCTGA
- the pepE gene encoding dipeptidase PepE: MRLLLLSNSTSFGSGYLDHAMAAVRAHLGGIRRLLFVPFALREEAVYTEKAGARFAAEGIEVVRLTADAGGAAALKAAEAVFVGGGNTFRLLEKLQRSGLLDLLKARARAGMPYLGASAGTNIAAPTIKTTNDMPIVEPQGFAALGLVPFQINPHYLDAEASSRHMGETREQRLREYLEENDTPVVALREGAWLLLEGEGLRLEGQNGARIFRPRQEPEEVPPGTALDELLRA, from the coding sequence GTGAGGCTCCTCCTCCTCAGCAACTCCACGAGCTTCGGCTCCGGCTACCTCGACCACGCCATGGCCGCGGTCCGCGCGCATCTGGGCGGGATCCGCCGTCTCCTCTTCGTTCCCTTCGCCCTCCGCGAGGAGGCCGTCTACACCGAGAAGGCGGGGGCGCGGTTCGCGGCGGAGGGGATCGAGGTCGTGCGCCTCACCGCGGACGCGGGGGGGGCGGCCGCCCTGAAGGCGGCGGAGGCGGTCTTCGTGGGGGGCGGCAACACCTTCCGCCTCCTCGAGAAGCTCCAGCGCTCGGGCCTCCTCGACCTTCTCAAGGCGCGGGCCCGGGCGGGGATGCCCTACCTGGGGGCGAGCGCCGGCACCAACATCGCCGCCCCCACCATCAAGACCACCAACGACATGCCGATCGTGGAGCCCCAGGGCTTCGCCGCCCTCGGCCTCGTCCCTTTTCAGATCAACCCCCACTACCTGGACGCCGAGGCCTCCTCCCGCCACATGGGCGAGACGCGGGAGCAGCGCCTGCGCGAGTACCTGGAGGAGAACGACACCCCGGTCGTGGCCCTGCGGGAAGGGGCCTGGCTGCTCCTCGAGGGAGAGGGCCTCCGCCTCGAGGGCCAAAACGGAGCCCGGATCTTCCGCCCCCGCCAAGAGCCGGAGGAGGTCCCCCCAGGGACCGCGCTCGACGAGCTCCTCCGGGCCTAG
- a CDS encoding diguanylate cyclase produces the protein MKPPDRPAPRVPVASDPLAQDRTIRALMSLVDDLTVEHDQAGLLRTTLDHVVEALNLTGGVTFVLGPDERLTPAAECGLPDVAGALELAQSTLARRRPAVREIADGGWLAAAPLTTRDRDLGVLLLHDGRIESLSPDVEFLEALGKQIGNGLENVRLYAELRAFSTRVEILNRITATLTSGMELKTVIPAFAREIVALQNFDRLACGFVNDSGDYIEIVAHPEGTAWGLGTVIPVVGSGPGSVVLNNKAILQRDLVHHHQFIEDMRLLEEGIRSYVLLPLNSRGRSIGVLALGSEQSNGYDDSTLARMQPLADSVALAFENVRLFQKTRELSISDEVTPLYNFRYFHQILDRELKLVDRYRSLLSLIFADLDRFKPINDQYGHLRGSRTLREVGFLIRAAVRETDYPARYGGDEFVIILPQTDFAAASVLAEKLRRLIEGHTFLQEEGINVRLGMSYGIATYPGDASTKESLIRLADKRMYEDKGERKTGR, from the coding sequence ATGAAGCCGCCCGATCGGCCCGCGCCCCGCGTCCCCGTTGCCAGCGATCCCCTCGCCCAGGACCGCACGATCCGCGCCCTCATGTCCCTGGTGGACGACCTCACGGTCGAGCACGACCAGGCGGGGCTGCTAAGGACCACGCTCGATCATGTGGTGGAGGCCCTGAATCTCACCGGCGGCGTCACGTTCGTATTGGGGCCGGACGAGAGGCTGACCCCCGCCGCGGAGTGCGGCCTCCCCGACGTGGCGGGGGCCCTGGAACTGGCCCAGTCCACCCTCGCGCGGCGCCGTCCCGCGGTCCGGGAGATCGCGGACGGAGGCTGGCTGGCGGCGGCGCCCCTCACCACCCGGGACCGCGACCTCGGCGTCCTTCTTCTCCACGACGGACGGATCGAGAGCCTCTCCCCGGACGTGGAGTTCCTGGAGGCCCTGGGCAAGCAGATCGGCAACGGGCTGGAGAACGTCCGGCTCTATGCCGAGCTGCGCGCGTTCTCGACCCGGGTGGAGATCCTGAACCGGATCACCGCCACCCTCACCTCCGGCATGGAGCTGAAGACGGTGATCCCTGCCTTCGCGCGCGAGATCGTGGCCCTCCAGAATTTCGACCGCCTGGCCTGCGGGTTCGTGAACGACTCCGGCGACTACATCGAGATCGTGGCCCATCCCGAGGGCACGGCCTGGGGCCTGGGAACCGTGATCCCGGTGGTGGGGAGCGGGCCCGGCTCCGTCGTCCTCAACAACAAGGCCATCCTCCAGCGCGACCTTGTCCATCACCACCAATTCATCGAGGACATGCGGCTCTTGGAGGAGGGGATAAGGTCCTACGTCCTCCTTCCCTTGAACTCCCGGGGGCGCAGCATCGGGGTCCTGGCCCTGGGCTCCGAGCAGAGCAACGGCTACGACGATTCCACCCTCGCCCGCATGCAGCCCCTGGCCGACTCCGTGGCCCTCGCCTTCGAGAACGTCCGCCTCTTCCAGAAGACGCGCGAGCTGAGCATCAGCGACGAGGTCACACCCCTCTACAACTTCCGCTACTTCCACCAGATCCTGGACCGCGAGCTGAAGCTCGTGGACCGGTACCGATCACTCCTCTCCTTGATCTTCGCGGACCTCGACCGCTTCAAGCCCATCAACGACCAGTACGGGCACCTCCGGGGGAGCCGCACCCTGCGCGAGGTGGGCTTCCTGATCCGGGCCGCGGTGCGGGAGACCGACTACCCGGCCCGCTACGGGGGGGACGAGTTCGTGATCATCCTCCCCCAGACCGATTTCGCGGCCGCCAGCGTCCTGGCCGAGAAGCTGCGCCGCCTGATCGAGGGCCACACCTTCCTCCAGGAGGAGGGAATCAACGTGCGGCTGGGTATGTCGTACGGGATCGCCACCTACCCGGGCGACGCCTCCACCAAGGAGTCGCTGATCCGGCTGGCCGACAAGCGGATGTACGAGGACAAGGGGGAGCGCAAGACGGGCCGGTGA